A window from Labrus mixtus chromosome 14, fLabMix1.1, whole genome shotgun sequence encodes these proteins:
- the si:dkey-175g6.2 gene encoding uncharacterized protein si:dkey-175g6.2 → MVMTCHHVPSTAHLILLALLTVTLQLAGTAPVWVEGGEGGVEGRTQTDPKEDNLTPFLLHPPQSLLSPDNNTSEDRGLGQDNPSERVSDPVQVLAVLLEALDHTGEGEIRDWGGDQSQDLPPDQDSEGGEIRRTGETEGDRGEEEEEEEEKRVGRVADKAIEQLIVGHLTAAQGDDLKERDEEDKNSRSEEDQRWSVEEVGSDNASEEEEKDEGQEEGNDLESFLNKARSSSTSQGDDLALQRKIRGYFQNIDLGLQDNEILPPLKGYKAYNTQLARAGKKLHWQDNQASNRPAKGGNFMDDFEDEGEELEEEVEEEEESLSHMEEEARARAEKQEVLRQQEEAERAREEEQRLADIASDMLLQYMGRKQQSYMKPRQKSSMGAAGNTAEDKRSEEVSQDDDDMDQQMIDRLIEISSKLHLPADDVIEIISDVEEKKKKRKELQQQPINSNPVAPRFRPLVPPPLAAPPLYHYTASKNPKKNPYRYNKSNKKWHKDKVKSYKQDYWYKPQKQLDYWYKPQKQFLAFPSYPYYQKPYRAYYPVYFPYPKGQYYGKNSPSREQPFGPQELDLQPPRRRHRGGGKNRGQGWRQQPPPRLPLTPYISNYILPHPRTYQPLPPPKPITPPRRGRRPPYYYPQATPRDDYEEDGLVPQLDSEEELENFIERIYMKRRMY, encoded by the coding sequence ATGGTCATGACCTGTCATCACGTCCCTTCCACAGCCCACCTTATCCTATTGGCCCTGCTCACTGTCACTCTGCAGCTGGCTGGCACCGCCCCTGTGTGGgttgagggaggggagggaggggtggaggggcGCACCCAGACAGACCCTAAAGAGGATAACCTCACCCCCTTCCTCTTGCACCCGCCTCAGAGTCTCCTCAGCCCCGACAACAACACGTCAGAAGACCGGGGCCTGGGTCAAGACAACCCGTCGGAGAGAGTGAGCGACCCTGTGCAGGTGCTTGCCGTTCTTTTGGAGGCATTGGACCACACGGGAGAGGGTGAAATCAGAGACTGGGGAGGGGATCAGAGTCAGGACCTGCCCCCCGATCAAGACTCGGAGGGTGGTGAGATAAGGAGAACCGGGGAGacggagggagacagaggggaggaggaggaggaggaggaggagaagagggtggGGCGAGTGGCAGATAAGGCTATTGAACAGCTAATTGTAGGCCATCTGACAGCTGCTCAGGGTGATGACTTAAAAGAAAGGGATGAGGAGGATAAGAACTCAAGGTCAGAGGAGGATCAAAGGTGGTCCGTGGAGGAAGTAGGATCTGATAATGCaagtgaggaggaagagaaagatgagGGGCAGGAGGAGGGAAATGATTTAGAGAGTTTTTTGAACAAAGCCAGGTCAAGTTCCACCTCCCAGGGAGATGATCTTGCTCTGCAGCGAAAAATACGAGGCTACTTCCAGAACATTGACTTGGGTCTCCAAGACAATGAGATCCTGCCTCCACTGAAGGGCTACAAGGCTTACAACACTCAGCTGGCACGAGCCGGGAAGAAGCTGCACTGGCAGGACAACCAGGCGAGCAACAGACCCGCCAAGGGGGGGAACTTCATGGACGACTTCGAGGACGAAGGcgaggagctggaggaagaggtggaggaagaagaggaaagccTCTCCCACATGGAAGAGGAGGCGAGGGCACGTGCAGAGAAACAGGAGGTGCTCCggcagcaggaggaggcggaaagagccagagaggaggagcagaggctgGCGGACATCGCCTCCGACATGCTGCTGCAGTACATGGGGAGGAAGCAGCAGTCCTACATGAAGCCGCGGCAGAAAAGCAGCATGGGCGCTGCTGGCAACACAGCCGAGGACAAGCGCTCAGAGGAGGTCAGCCAAGACGACGACGACATGGACCAGCAAATGATCGACCGGCTTATCGAGATCAGCAGCAAACTCCACCTGCCTGCTGACGACGTCATCGAGATTATTAGTGacgtggaggagaagaagaagaaaaggaaagagttgCAACAGCAGCCGATCAACAGCAACCCCGTGGCTCCGCGCTTCAGGCCCCTGGTACCTCCTCCTTTGGCTGCTCCTCCCCTCTACCACTACACAGCctcaaaaaaccccaaaaagaaCCCTTACAGGTACAACAAGTCCAACAAGAAATGGCACAAGGACAAAGTCAAGTCGTACAAGCAGGACTATTGGTACAAGCCTCAGAAGCAGCTTGACTACTGGTACAAACCCCAGAAACAGTTTTTAGCTTTCCCCTCCTATCCGTACTACCAGAAGCCATATCGAGCATACTATCCTGTTTATTTCCCATATCCCAAAGGTCAGTATTATGGCAAAAACTCCCCTTCCAGAGAACAGCCATTCGGCCCCCAGGAACTTGACCTCCAGCCGCCAAGGCGCAGGCACAGGGGCGGGGGTAAGAACCGCGGTCAGGGCTGGAGACAGCAGCCACCGCCACGCTTGCCTCTCACACCTTATATCTCTAACTATATCCTTCCTCACCCACGGACCTACCAACCCCTACCTCCGCCCAAACCAATAACCCCACCCAGGAGAGGCAGGCGACCCCCTTACTACTATCCACAAGCGACACCACGAGATGACTATGAGGAAGACGGGCTGGTGCCTCAGCTGGACAGTGAGGAGGAACTGGAAAACTTTATTGAGAGGATCTACATGAAACGCAGAATGTATTGA